One Brassica napus cultivar Da-Ae chromosome C2, Da-Ae, whole genome shotgun sequence DNA window includes the following coding sequences:
- the LOC106399030 gene encoding uncharacterized protein LOC106399030: MDMAMDYLATLMDKDFQAHFGYDNLVTVDPIGRSGGLALYYNNEFEVTISYTSNRMIDVEAVALGRRVYITFVYGDPVQELREHIWERLTRFGLARSEPWFVIGDLNEITGNHEKDGGAMRNPDSFVPFNTMIRNSGLLEFLARGNKLSWQGRRGKGVGAVMVRCRLDQALANEEWHTLFPCSYTEYLRMVASDHRPVVAYLEDKVVRRKGQFKFDKRWIGQDGLLEAITSGWKEQNCSQPEPFVTKISNCRHEIAKWRKDNPPFGKDKINELQKALEEVQMDNNRSQEDILEVSRKLQEAYMDEEDYWFQKSRNMWYSSGDRNTEFYHALTMQRRVRNRIVGLHDADGNWIMDDEGVEKVAVNYFDELFTTTSPTAFDNFLSEVQPSISTQTNGWLLKLATEEEIRQALFMMHPGKTPGPDGMTALFFQHSWHIIKTDLVELVLCQRLKICLPSLISETQSAFVAGRLISDNILIAQKIFHGLRANKACQEALIANIKKVEREKQLTGMKVARVCPSISHLLFADDSLFFCKAQEAEYQTILRILQDYAAVSGQLINFQKSSIQFGHKIEDSRRQMMRDILGIQNVGGMGTYLGLPENVGGSKIQIFGFVQDRVSSRVNGWTFGILLRRERR; encoded by the exons ATGGATATGGCTATGGACTACCTTGCTACGCTGATGGACAAG GACTTTCAAGCACATTTTGGCTATGATAACCTGGTTACGGTGGATCCCATTGGCAGAAGTGGGGGCTTAGCCCTGTACTATAATAATGAATTTGAGGTCACAATCTCCTACACAAGTAATAGGATGATAGATGTGGAAGCAGTGGCTCTTGGAAGAAGAGTTTACATCACTTTTGTTTACGGGGATCCAGTACAGGAATTAAGGGAACATATATGGGAAAGGTTAACTCGGTTTGGGCTTGCGCGCTCTGAACCTTGGTTTGTGATAGGTGATCTCAATGAGATCACTGGTAATCATGAAAAGGATGGAGGGGCGATGAGGAACCCTGATTCTTTCGTTCCTTTTAATACTATGATTCGGAATAGTGGACTATTAGAATTCCTAGCACGTGGGAATAAATTGTCTTGGCAAGGACGGAGGGGTAAGGGAGTGGGTGCAGTGATGGTTCGCTGTCGATTGGATCAGGCCCTGGCAAATGAGGAATGGCACACTCTATTCCCATGTTCATACACGGAATACCTCCGTATGGTGGCATCGGATCATCGACCGGTAGTGGCTTATCTGGAAGACAAAGTAGTGAGGAGAAAAGGACAGTTTAAATTTGACAAACGTTGGATCGGACAGGATGGCTTATTAGAGGCTATCACCTCCGGCTGGAAGGAACAAAATTGTTCCCAACCAGAACCTTTTGTCACAAAGATTAGCAACTGTAGACATGAAATCGCAAAATGGAGAAAGGACAATCCCCCTTTCGGAAAGGATAAAATAAATGAGCTACAAAAAGCTCTGGAGGAGGTTCAGATGGATAATAACAGGTCACAGGAGGATATCCTGGAGGTCTCTAGGAAGTTACAAGAGGCATACATGGATGAGGAGGACTATTGGTTTCAAAAAAGTAGgaatatgtggtattcatctgGGGACCGCAATACAGAATTTTATCATGCATTGACAATGCAACGTCGGGTGAGAAATAGAATTGTTGGACTACATGATGCTGATGGTAACTGGATAATGGATGATGAGGGAGTGGAGAAGGTAGCAGTGAATTACTTTGATGAGCTGTTCACTACTACCTCTCCAACGGCTTTTGACAATTTTTTATCAGAAGTACAACCATCTATCTCTACGCAGACCAATGGGTGGTTATTAAAACTAGCTACTGAAGAAGAGATACGTCAAGCTCTGTTTATGATGCACCCAGGCAAAACCCCAGGCCCTGATGGAATGACTGCATTATTCTTTCAACATTCATGGCACATCATTAAGACAGATTTGGTGGAGTTG gTATTATGCCAACGGCTGAAGATATGTTTACCATCGCTTATATCAGAAACTCAATCAGCCTTTGTGGCAGGACGCCTAATCTCGGATAATATCCTTATAGCACAGAAAATATTTCATGGTTTGAGGGCCAACAAGGCATGTCAAG AGGCGCTCATTGCGAATATTAAAAAAGTGGAACGAGAGAAACAGTTGACTGGGATGAAGGTGGCTCGTGTTTGTCCTTCGATATCTCACCTCCTCTTTGCAGATGACAGTCTATTCTTCTGCAAAGCACAAGAGGCAGAGTATCAAACTATTCTCAGGATCCTCCAGGATTATGCTGCAGTATCTGGACAATTGATTAATTTCCAAAAATCGTCCATTCagtttggacataagattgaggATTCAAGACGACAGATGATGCGGGATATCTTAGGAATACAGAATGTTGGTGGTATGGGTACTTACTTGGGTCTCCCAGAAAATGTGGGTGGATCAAAGATCCAAATTTTCGGATTCGTACAGGATAGAGTAAGCTCTCGGGTTAATGGATGGACTTTCGGTATTTTACTAAGGAGGGAAAGGAGGTAG